A single window of Brachyhypopomus gauderio isolate BG-103 chromosome 21, BGAUD_0.2, whole genome shotgun sequence DNA harbors:
- the LOC143485207 gene encoding uncharacterized protein LOC143485207 isoform X2 has product MVSEVARDAAGETLCNCPCSCGPLSRRPIVFGESSVVRPVAIVTPRIRLTLQVTNTPVEEEPSDEGNISDINIDPEQEGYGAPDNIEEYDAGIGLRRRIYTESPYVILLGSVEEYPTELFIHFMQAKDAVVFALEDLGFSERNGPSEALSGELHRSLFATIRLVQEFWRIIDHIHTR; this is encoded by the exons ATGGTGTCAGAAGTTGCTCGCGATGCAGCGGGTGAAA CTCTATGCAATTGCCCGTGTTCCTGCGGACCGCTTTCAAGACGTC CTATAGTGTTTGGAGAATCTAGCGTGGTGAGGCCGGTGGCAATAGTGACGCCCAGAATTCGTTTAACCCTGCAAGTAACTA ATACGCCTGTTGAAGAAGAACCATCCGACGAGGGTAATATTTCGGATATTAATATCGATCCCGAGCAGGAGGGTTACGGGGCTCCGGATAATATCGAGGAATACGACGCAGG cATCGGACTCCGAAGACGGATATACACCGAGTCACCCTACGTGATTCTTTtggggagtgtagaggagtACCCTACCGAACTTTTTATTCATTTCATGCAAGCCAAGGACGCTGTGGTTTTCGCTTTGGAGGACCTGGGTTTTAGTGAACGGAACGGACCATCTGAAGCGTTATCGGGGGAGCTACACCGCAGTTTGTTCGCAACTATACGCCTTGTTCAGGAGTTTTGGCGCATCATTGATCACATTCACACGCGGTAG
- the LOC143485207 gene encoding uncharacterized protein LOC143485207 isoform X1 yields the protein MNIVDVEASANNLQRDVGLTAEYMVSFADIPLFEQHLGCKIVVLYRDRSKKGYSFFQTSELPHDRTIFIYLQKNHYYGVKNVKALLGSEYFCKFCYATYSRKMGHKCVYHCNVCLDAECYKRSEDKLTRCMDCQRLCRSRYCYDAHKRQMGSVEGSSLCSRAFYCRNCNKVFDIPLSGRMKHKCAEPRCKLCGETIDSSHDHQCFIQPLPVKEPCEKLIFYDFECHQETGKHVANFICCMDFKGDTWTAAGEVCVKHFFTRFRNKKFSGYTFVVHNAKGYDSYLLLNYLVKQGVTPTIIAQGSKVMCFTDDAFNQRFIDSLCFLPMRLAAMPRAMGFATEIKGHFPHRFNIPENQGYVGPYPAPEFYDVDYMLRKDRDEFYRWYETVKDGVFDFAKEIELYCVNDVKILRNACMIFRREILDNSNVDPFSCITIASVCLKIFRTRFLARNTVAIPPLDLCINRQKTFSTPAIQWLEFLMRSQNIHIQHALNGGEVWFGRYAVDGYYEAGDGSGNVFEFLGCFYHGCSKCFAPHVQHPLYKDMSYGEVRERTQDRIQYLKHTHKVQVTVLWEHEWLVMRKSDDVVKCFLKSFDIPERLNPRDALFGGRTNALHLHYVAQPGEKIEYYDFTSLYPFVNKTKTYPVGHPTIIFKDFEPLENYFGIFRIKVLPPRGLWMPVLPFRVGGKLLFPLCRECVIAGMSNCQHSDAERALTSTWSSIEVLKALELGYTVIRIFEVWHFPASSSELFSGYIKMFLKTKQESSGYPAWVKNGDDEREYIRLYSQREGIVLQPENITQNPAKRSVAKLALNSLWGKLCQRADRLNTTLVSEPEAFLQFMFSEMYNVSNFTFVTDDVAMIQWRYADQRCLDPGNSNVFIGLFTTAYARLELYNVMEKLQRRVLYTDTDYRFCLSRW from the coding sequence ATGAACATTGTAGACGTGGAGGCGTCGGCTAACAATTTACAGCGTGATGTTGGTCTAACTGCTGAGTATATGGTTAGTTTTGCTGATATACCTTTGTTTGAACAGCATCTGGGGTGTAAAATTGTGGTTCTGTATCGTGACAGGTCAAAGAAAGGATACAGTTTTTTTCAAACCAGCGAGTTACCTCATGATAGAACGATCTTCATATATCTGCAAAAGAATCATTATTACGGTGTAAAGAATGTCAAGGCCTTGTTGGGTAGTGAATATTTTTGTAAATTCTGCTATGCTACATACAGTCGTAAAATGGGTCATAAATGTGTTTACCACTGTAATGTTTGTCTTGACGCTGAATGCTACAAACGTAGTGAGGATAAGTTAACTCGATGCATGGACTGTCAAAGGTTGTGTAGGTCACGTTATTGTTATGACGCGCACAAACGACAGATGGGTTCTGTGGAGGGTAGTAGCTTGTGTAGCAGAGCGTTTTACTGCCGTAACTGTAACAAGGTGTTTGACATACCATTATCAGGCCGCATGAAACATAAGTGTGCGGAGCCGCGTTGTAAGCTCTGTGGCGAGACAATTGATTCGTCACATGATCACCAGTGCTTCATTCAACCACTGCCTGTGAAAGAGCCTTGTGAAAAGCTCATCTTTTATGATTTCGAATGCCACCAAGAAACGGGTAAACATGTCGCTAACTTCATCTGCTGTATGGATTTTAAAGGAGATACGTGGACTGCTGCTGGAGAGGTTTGTGTGAAGCATTTCTTCACTAGGTTTAGAAATAAGAAATTTTCAGGGTACACGTTCGTAGTTCATAATGCTAAAGGGTACGACTCGTATTTGTTGCTCAACTATCTCGTCAAGCAGGGGGTTACTCCCACTATCATTGCGCAGGGCAGCAAGGTGATGTGCTTTACCGATGATGCATTCAATCAGAGGTTTATTGACAGCCTGTGTTTTCTGCCTATGAGGCTGGCAGCCATGCCGCGTGCGATGGGGTTCGCGACAGAAATCAAAGGGCATTTTCCCCACAGATTTAATATTCCTGAAAATCAAGGGTATGTGGGGCCTTACCCCGCCCCCGAATTCTACGATGTTGACTACATGTTGAGGAAAGACAGAGACGAGTTTTACCGCTGGTATGAGACTGTAAAAGATGGTGTCTTTGATTTTGCTAAAGAGATAGAATTGTACTGTGTAAACGACGTGAAGATTTTGAGAAATGCATGCATGATCTTCAGACGGGAAATCTTAGACAACTCAAACGTTGATCCGTTTAGCTGCATCACTATAGCTAGCGTGTGTTTAAAAATTTTCAGAACTCGCTTTTTAGCTAGGAACACCGTGGCCATTCCTCCTTTGGACCTGTGTATAAATAGACAGAAGACGTTTTCTACACCCGCTATTCAGTGGCTAGAATTCTTAATGCGTAGCCagaacattcacatacaacacGCTCTCAATGGTGGTGAAGTATGGTTCGGCAGATACGCGGTAGATGGTTATTATGAGGCAGGAGATGGGTCAGGAAATGTCTTTGAATTCTTAGGATGTTTTTATCACGGATGTTCAAAGTGTTTCGCGCCACACGTCCAACACCCCTTATACAAAGACATGTCTTAcggggaggtgagagagagaacacaggacAGAATCCAATACCTGAAACACACCCATAAGGTACAGGTGACTGTATTGTGGGAGCATGAGTGGTTGGTAATGAGAAAATCTGATGATGTTGTGAAATGCTTTCTGAAATCATTCGACATACCAGAACGGCTGAACCCACGTGATGCGCTGTTTGGTGGTAGGACGAAcgcactccacctccactatgTGGCACAGCCGGGCGAGAAGATCGAGTATTACGATTTCACCTCACTTTATCCGTTTGTGAATAAGACAAAAACATATCCCGTGGGGCACCCAACGATCATTTTTAAAGACTTTGAACCGTTGGAGAATTACTTTGGCATTTTCAGAATCAAAGTGCTTCCCCCTAGAGGTCTGTGGATGCCTGTCCTGCCATTCCGTGTGGGGGGGAAGTTGTTGTTTCCTCTCTGTAGAGAATGCGTGATCGCAGGGATGTCAAATTGCCAGCACAGTGATGCTGAACGGGCTCTAACCAGTACGTGGTCGAGCATAGAAGTTTTGAAAGCTCTGGAGCTGGGGTATACAGTTATCAGAATTTTTGAAGTGTGGCACTTCCCGGCAAGCTCTTCAGAACTCTTTTCGGGGTACATCaagatgtttttaaaaacaaaacaggagaGCTCAGGCTACCCGGCATGGGTCAAGAACGGTGATGACGAACGCGAGTACATACGTCTGTACAGCCAGCGTGAAGGCATCGTGTTGCAGCCTGAAAATATTACCCAAAACCCTGCTAAGAGATCTGTGGCAAAGCTGGCTCTGAATTCTCTTTGGGGTAAGCTATGCCAGAGAGCTGACAGATTAAACACTACCCTTGTTTCAGAGCCTGAAGCATTTTTACAGTTCATGTTCTCTGAAATGTATAATGTCAGCAACTTCACATTTGTGACAGACGATGTGGCGATGATTCAGTGGCGATATGCCGATCAGAGATGTTTGGATCCTGGtaattcaaatgtttttatAGGTCTTTTTACCACTGCCTATGCCCGGTTGGAGCTCTATAATGTAATGGAGAAGCTTCAGAGGCGCGTGCTGTACACAGACACTGACTATCGTTTTTGTCTCTCGCGATGGTGA